Proteins from a single region of Desulfatiglans anilini DSM 4660:
- a CDS encoding (2Fe-2S)-binding protein — translation MRTKPSKRLLELTINGETYELAVEPQETLSEVLRNRIGLTGVKEGCGTGECGSCTVLVEGEPVLGCLLLAVECERKRVETIEGQAEEGVLTPVQQAFLEKGAVQCGFCTPGMVLASTALLKRRPNPSEEEIQEALEGHLCRCTGYNKIMEAVLHAASSAADKR, via the coding sequence ATGAGAACGAAGCCATCGAAACGTTTGTTGGAATTGACGATCAATGGAGAGACCTATGAGCTTGCCGTGGAGCCCCAAGAGACCCTGTCGGAAGTCCTGCGCAACCGGATCGGTTTGACGGGGGTCAAGGAAGGCTGCGGAACGGGCGAGTGCGGCTCCTGCACGGTGCTGGTGGAGGGGGAGCCGGTTCTGGGTTGCCTTCTGCTGGCCGTTGAATGCGAGAGGAAGCGGGTCGAAACGATAGAAGGGCAGGCAGAGGAAGGTGTTCTGACCCCTGTCCAGCAGGCCTTCCTCGAGAAAGGCGCCGTCCAGTGCGGGTTTTGCACCCCGGGCATGGTCCTGGCTTCGACGGCCTTGCTCAAACGAAGGCCCAACCCGAGCGAGGAAGAGATTCAGGAGGCGTTGGAAGGACACCTGTGCCGGTGCACGGGCTACAACAAGATCATGGAGGCCGTGCTGCACGCGGCTTCTTCGGCGGCCGACAAGCGCTGA